Part of the Pirellulales bacterium genome is shown below.
ATTCATCTGCATTCCGCCAGCCTCGAGAGCTTTGCCAGCCTCTACACGACCGTCTCGCAGATTCAACCCGACGAGTTATATCATCTGGCCGCCCAGAGCTTCGTTTCGTATTCGTTCGAGGATGCGTTCTCGACGTTTCGGGCGAATATCGACGGCACGCATTTCATTCTGGAATCGGTCCGCCAGTGCGCGCCGCGGTGCAAAGTCTATTGCGCCGCTTCGAGCGAGATGTTCGGCAACCCGATGGAGTCACCGCAATCCGAGCGGACGCCGTTTTTCCCTCGCTCGCCCTACGGCATTTCCAAGGTGACCGGCTTTCATCTGGCCCGCAACTATCGCGAGGCCTATGGAATGTTCGTCAACTCGGGGATTCTCTTCAATCATGAGTCGCCGCGGCGAGGGTTCGAATTCGTCACCCGCAAGGTGACCTCCCATGTCGCGCGGATCAAGCTTGGGCTGGCCAAGGAGCTTCCGCTGGGGAACCTCGAAGCCCGCCGCGACTGGGGATACGCCAAGGATTTCGTGCGAGCCATTTATCGGATGCTCCAGCGAGAGCAGCCGGGCGACTACGTGATCGCCACGGGGCAAACTCATTCGGTCCGCGACCTATGCAAGCTGGCGTTTGAATGCGTCGGGATCGACTATCGAGATTACGTCGTTTCGCGACCGGAGTTTTATCGGCCCGCCGAGGTGAACGATCTGCAAGGCGATGCGAGCAAGGCCCGAGCCGAATTGGGCTGGTCGCCGATTTGCGATTTCCGGCAGTTGGTGGAGATGATGGTAAAGCACGATATGGAAATCACGCGATGAAGGTCATCGCATCTCATAATGGCCTTCGCGCCGCCGTGCGGGCATATGAATTGCTGGCCGCCGGCAGCACGCCGCTCGATGCCTGTGTGGCCGCGGCGACACTTGTCGAAGACGACCCGGAAGAAATGTCGGTTGGATATGGCGGGCTGCCGAACGAAGATGGCGTCGTTGAACTCGATGCGGCCGTGATGGATGGTGCGACCCATCGCGGCGCCGGTGTGGCGGCCCTGCGCGGCATTCGCCATCCGACGCAAGTCGCGCGGCTCTTGATGCGCCAAACCGACCGCGCATTGTTGGTCGGTGAAGGCGCGCTGCGGTTCGCGCTGGCCAATAGCTTCGTCGAGGAAAACCTGCTGACGGATAAAGCTCGCCGGATGTGGCTGCATTGGCGACGAACGCGCCCGAATTCGGGCGACTGGCTGCCGCCGCGCCCGGACGAAATCGAGCTTGATGTGCAGACCTGGTTCGACAAACATTTCTACGGCCCCGGCGGCACGGTCCATTTCGCGGCGATCGACCCGCGCGGCGACATGGCCTGCGCCACGAGCACCAGCGGCCATGCGTTCAAGCTCGCGGGTCGAGTCGGCGATTCGCCGATTCTCGGCGCGGGGCTGTACGTCGATAATGCGATCGGCTCGTGCGGAAGCATCGGCTGGGGTGAGGCGAATCTGCAAAACCTGTCGAGCTTCGCCGCCGTTGAACTAATGCGTAGCGGAGTGCCCCCGCACGAGGCCGGGCTCGAAATCCTCCGCCGCGTCGCCGCCCACACGCCATCGCATCGCCGCGACGCCGACGGGCGGCCCAACTTTAACGTCCAACTCTATCTTCTCACCCCCGACGGCCGCCACGCCGGCGCAGCGATGTGGGGACCAAAGCAAATCGCCGTCGCCGACGAGCAGGGTGCTCGGCTCGAACCGTGCGCGGCGCTTTATGAGCGCGCCGCCAGCGATTGACGATTTGAGCGCCAGTAAATCCGGAAATCGGGTCTGTCTTGACGGAATGGTTCTGGGCTAAGTAGGCTTAAATGGGTGCGGAGGCATTTTGATGAAGGTCATGATCGACATTCCCGATGCGGTGCAACAATCGTTGGAACTGCAATTCGGCGGCGATCTAGCTCATGCCGCGAAGGAAGCATTGGCGATCGCTTGGTATCAGGCTGAGAGATTAAGCATCGGTCAGGTTGCGGAGGTGCTTGGAATCTCCGTATACGAGGCCGACGGACTGATGAAAGCGAGTCACGTCGAAGCTCCCTATTCGCTGGAAGACTACGAACACGATCGAGAAACCCTTGATCGCCTCCTCAACTCGTGATCGTTCTGTCCGACACATCTCCCATCAATTATCTGGTTTTGATCGGGCAGGTTGATATTCTTCCAGTTCTTTTTGGCGAAGTCGTGATTCCAACGGCTGTGCCAACCGAACGTCAACGTCAGGGCGCCCCCGATCCCGTCCGTCGTTGGATCGACCGGCTTCCTGCTTGGCCTGTTGTTCGGTCTCCCATCGCGGTCGATCCGCAACTTCGGCTTGGAAGGGGAGAGGCCGAAGCGATCAGCTTGGCCGCTGAGTTGCACGCCACCTTGCTACTGATGGACGACCGCCGTGGCCGTCGAATGGCTGAGGCGCTCGGTTTGTCGGTTGCCGGCACAATCAATGTGCTGGAAGCGGCTGCAAAGCGGCACTTACTCGATCTGCCGACAGCGATCGCTCAACTGCGCCAAACCAATTTCCATATCTCGGATCGAATTCTCGCCCGAGCGCTCGCGGCCGATGCTGAACGACGGCGGGCTGGGCATTGAGCCGCTCGATTCTACGTTTTTCCGTACGAAATCTCGTTCGCCGCTCGTTACAAATGCTTTACCCAGCGGCGGCTGATTCGGAAGTAGAATCCAAACGTCGAATGCAGCGGCATTCGATGCGGGATTCCCACGATCCCGCATTCGCCGGCACATCAAGCGTTCTTTGCAAAGGAGATTCCCATGCGACGGGTCGCGATCATCGCCATTCTGGCATCGTCAGGTCTCGCAGTTTGGTCTTTCGAGCGCTCGGCCAGCGGCTGCGGCGATCCGAAGGAATTGCTCCAAAGTATGGCGACAAACGCCGTCTCCGATGACCCGACGGTTGCGGAGCCGGCGATTCGGCTGTTGCGAACGCAAGGCCCCGCCGGTTTGCAAGCGTTGCTGACAACGCATGCCGAGATGATTACGAAGCACACCGCGATGCAGGGCCTCGTGATCGCATCCTCGGCCGCGAAGCATGATCCTGACCCCGACGAACTCGCCTGGCAACGCTTGCGGACAGCCCTCGATCAGGTGAGCGGTCAGCGCGATTGCCACGCCTCGCGCCTGTTCTGGTACACCGACTTCGACGAAGCGAAGGCCGCTGCCAAGCGCGAAGGGAAGCCGCTTCTTTCGCTCCGCTTGCTCGGCAAGCTCACCGACGAATACAGTTGCGCCAACAGCCGCTTCTTCCGCACGACGCTTTACGCCAATGCCGAAATCAGCGAGGCGCTCCGCGATCGCTTCATACTGCATTGGAAATCTGTGCGGCCGGTTCCGAAGGTGACGATCGATTTCGGCGACGGTCGGAAGCTCGAGCGGACGCTCACCGGCAACAGCATCCATTACGTGCTCGATTCCGACGGCCGGATCATCGATGCCCTGCCGGGACTGTATGGACCGAAGGCATTCCTACGTGAGTTAGAGCGGGCTGAAAAGACGGCGAAGCAGGCGGCCGGCATGTCGGCCGGCGAGCGAGAAAGCTTCTTAGCCAGTTATCATCGCGATCGTGCGGCGGCAATCGAGACGGCTTACCAGCAGGATCTCAAGACGCTGGGTGTCGCTCAGGCCACCACCGACGACATTTGGAACCGCATCGCCCAATTGCACGCTGGCGACTCCCAGTTGGACGCCGCCAGCCTGGCCTTGATCCGCAGCCAGCATCCGGCTGCCGCCAAAGCCGCGCGTTTGGCGATTTCCAAGATGGTGGTCGAGGACCCGCTGGTGCGGATGGTCCGTAATTTCCAGGGTTCAATCGGAGTCGATACCGCGCGAAACGAGTACCTGTTCCATCGACAAATCCATCAATGGCTGGCCGCCGGGACAACGGCGGAGATCGACGCTTTCAACGATCGCGTCTACGCCGAATTGTTCCTCACCCCGCGCTCCGATCCATGGCTCGGTCTGATGCCGGCCGACACGTACACGGCGCTTGAGAACAATGGCGTAAAGCAGGCGACGAACGACTGATCGGCTGCCATCAGTGGCCAGAACCTGACTCCGCACGTTCCGCCGCATTTGATGCTCGCAATGGGCGAGACCATTAATTCGCTCTGCTGCCCATCCGCCGTCTCCGTTGATGCAATCGCCCGCCGAGCGCAATGCCGCCAATTGCGAGAAGAATCAGGCTGGACGGCTCCGGGACGGCCGCGAATTGGCTGTTGTGATTCACCACCGCCCAGACCATGTGATGGGCCACGTCGACGCCGTAGCTGCCGAGAAAGTTTCCGACATTGGAATCGGTGATTGAGTTTGCAGAAGCAAAAGCATCCCAAGAGCTTTGGACATTCTGAAACACATCGCCATGCAGCCCGCTCCCGAAATTTCCAGCCGTCGCGTCCTCCCAGAGCCCAAACGGCTGATTCTGGCTCGTATCAAGCCAGCCGAGCAGAAGCAATCCCTCGGCCGCCAGCGTGCTCTCATCTCCGGCCAGCGCGCCTGGAATGTACGTCATCTGCAAGGCAAACGGATCGGTCTGCACATGAGTCCCCGAGATCGGCGACATATGGGTCAGATTCAACACATCACTCGCAACGCTTGATCTATCGCCAATGTTAACCGCGCGCCACTGCATCTCGACGCTGCCAAAGCCCGAACTGCTCCGACCGGCGCGCAGATCAGCGCTCGTACCCATCGCAGGCCCAATGGCGGTTGACCCGATACCTGCGTACGACCCGCGAAGCCCCACACCGCAGATCAACGCCGCGGTTGAGAAATCGGTGCCCGCCGAAATGAAGGTGGTGGCTGAGCCATTTTTGGCAAGAGTGCATTCGAGTGTCCCGCGCTCGACGGTTGTCGTTGCGGCGTACGCTCCCGCAATCGATTCGCTCGCTGGACCCGTCTTGACCAGAGCGATCGTGCCCGCACCTGTCGAATTACTGCCGATAATTCCGCTATAAGAGGCAGTTCCGGGCTCTTCGGTGTCGATTGTCAAGGTGGCCAAAGTGCCAGGTTTGTTGTTCACGACTGTGATCGAACTCAAGTCACTGGTCATATCTCCAACACCGACCGAGACGCCGTTCAAGTCAAGAATTCCGCTGTTCCTGATATAGAGTGTTCCTGTTCGGCTGCCTAGAGTTCCAGCCCCATCGAGCTTTACGGTGCCGCCATCGATGGTCGTCCAGCCGCTATACGAATTCGCGCCGCTTAAGGTCATGACTCCACTTCCGAGCTTTTTTAACCCGCCAAACCCGCTCAACGCGCCGCTGTAGGTTGTGCTGGCGCCGTTGCCGCCTACGTCGAGAGTAATACCGACAGTGGTGCCGAAGCCGCCGTCAACATTGAGCGAGATATCACCGGTGCCCGCCAGCGCTCCGATCGTCACATCGCTGCTGGGAATTTGGTTGAATGCGAGCCCGTCTTCGCTATTGCAAACGACGGTGCTGCTGAAAAGCGGAGACGCGCTAGTGGTCAGGAGCAGCGTGCCTCCAAGGATAGTTGTCTGGCCCGTGTATGTGTTGGGTGCGCTGAGCGTCAGCGTTCCGGTGCCGACCTTGGTCAGCGAGCCGGCACCGCTCAGCGTTCCACCATACGAAGTATCGGCGTTGTTATTGCCAACGCGTAGATTGATCGCCGATCCAAGTTTGTCGGTCAGTGACAAGTTGTATGCGCCCGACAACCCACCCAGCGTAAAGGTGCCGATGGAGCCGCCGAAGATTAGAGTGTTGCTGTTGACTTGGGAGAGCGTGCTGTTCTGCAAAGCAAGTCCATTACTAAGCTGAAGAAAGCCTCCCTCGACATACGTTGGTCCTGAAAGCGTGTTGGCTCCGGTGAGCGTCAAAGTGCCAGTACCGCTCGTCGTGAAGAATCCCTCGGAGCCG
Proteins encoded:
- a CDS encoding N(4)-(beta-N-acetylglucosaminyl)-L-asparaginase, whose protein sequence is MKVIASHNGLRAAVRAYELLAAGSTPLDACVAAATLVEDDPEEMSVGYGGLPNEDGVVELDAAVMDGATHRGAGVAALRGIRHPTQVARLLMRQTDRALLVGEGALRFALANSFVEENLLTDKARRMWLHWRRTRPNSGDWLPPRPDEIELDVQTWFDKHFYGPGGTVHFAAIDPRGDMACATSTSGHAFKLAGRVGDSPILGAGLYVDNAIGSCGSIGWGEANLQNLSSFAAVELMRSGVPPHEAGLEILRRVAAHTPSHRRDADGRPNFNVQLYLLTPDGRHAGAAMWGPKQIAVADEQGARLEPCAALYERAASD
- a CDS encoding autotransporter-associated beta strand repeat-containing protein; the protein is MIPIKIPIRRTTPEDCQRRFVSPRLYSPRRFRLAARRSHCAFLIALLLGFTATSGVAGTSGTWTDTTSGGLWSKPGNWSGGIIADGTDATADFSTLNITVDNTVHLDTPRAVGFLRFGDTTPSNNWTLDNNGNPLNTLTLASSSGGPLIQVKNQTATISAILAGSEGFFTTSGTGTLTLTGANTLSGPTYVEGGFLQLSNGLALQNSTLSQVNSNTLIFGGSIGTFTLGGLSGAYNLSLTDKLGSAINLRVGNNNADTSYGGTLSGAGSLTKVGTGTLTLSAPNTYTGQTTILGGTLLLTTSASPLFSSTVVCNSEDGLAFNQIPSSDVTIGALAGTGDISLNVDGGFGTTVGITLDVGGNGASTTYSGALSGFGGLKKLGSGVMTLSGANSYSGWTTIDGGTVKLDGAGTLGSRTGTLYIRNSGILDLNGVSVGVGDMTSDLSSITVVNNKPGTLATLTIDTEEPGTASYSGIIGSNSTGAGTIALVKTGPASESIAGAYAATTTVERGTLECTLAKNGSATTFISAGTDFSTAALICGVGLRGSYAGIGSTAIGPAMGTSADLRAGRSSSGFGSVEMQWRAVNIGDRSSVASDVLNLTHMSPISGTHVQTDPFALQMTYIPGALAGDESTLAAEGLLLLGWLDTSQNQPFGLWEDATAGNFGSGLHGDVFQNVQSSWDAFASANSITDSNVGNFLGSYGVDVAHHMVWAVVNHNSQFAAVPEPSSLILLAIGGIALGGRLHQRRRRMGSRAN
- a CDS encoding GDP-mannose 4,6-dehydratase, coding for MVSSQEMGAGLTMKRALITGITGQDGSYLAELLLDEGYEVHGLVRRVALEDPAHRLSRLTHILDRIHLHSASLESFASLYTTVSQIQPDELYHLAAQSFVSYSFEDAFSTFRANIDGTHFILESVRQCAPRCKVYCAASSEMFGNPMESPQSERTPFFPRSPYGISKVTGFHLARNYREAYGMFVNSGILFNHESPRRGFEFVTRKVTSHVARIKLGLAKELPLGNLEARRDWGYAKDFVRAIYRMLQREQPGDYVIATGQTHSVRDLCKLAFECVGIDYRDYVVSRPEFYRPAEVNDLQGDASKARAELGWSPICDFRQLVEMMVKHDMEITR
- a CDS encoding DUF3368 domain-containing protein translates to MIVLSDTSPINYLVLIGQVDILPVLFGEVVIPTAVPTERQRQGAPDPVRRWIDRLPAWPVVRSPIAVDPQLRLGRGEAEAISLAAELHATLLLMDDRRGRRMAEALGLSVAGTINVLEAAAKRHLLDLPTAIAQLRQTNFHISDRILARALAADAERRRAGH
- a CDS encoding UPF0175 family protein; the encoded protein is MKVMIDIPDAVQQSLELQFGGDLAHAAKEALAIAWYQAERLSIGQVAEVLGISVYEADGLMKASHVEAPYSLEDYEHDRETLDRLLNS